In one Myxosarcina sp. GI1 genomic region, the following are encoded:
- the csaB gene encoding polysaccharide pyruvyl transferase CsaB yields the protein MSKTKAVLCGYYGKGNGGDEALLMTLLQMLPETVEPIVLSANPKATQKFYGVASCNRTSAFSLLQALKISDIFIWGGGSLMQDATSFTSPVYYAGLMALAQQRGLKTIAWAQGIGPLNRSFSRWLTRQVLSGCTAISVRDRASAELLTNWNFTPLVAPDPVWALESSAVSGLWDLPAPRVAVTLRSHLLLTPQRLQTLTKALIEFQAATQCFILLVPFQQSQDLAIAKQIAAQLKNCSQIITTQNPKELKGIFRGVEMAIGMRLHSLIMAAAEECRCFALSYDPKVTQLMEELDLPGWELAHLPEAASTISMAWLENYTNAEALDKTRIESLIDRALLHQELLINSIN from the coding sequence ATGAGTAAGACTAAAGCAGTGTTGTGTGGCTATTATGGCAAAGGTAATGGTGGAGATGAAGCCTTATTGATGACTTTGCTACAGATGCTGCCAGAAACAGTAGAGCCAATCGTGCTTTCTGCCAACCCAAAAGCAACGCAAAAATTTTACGGTGTGGCTAGCTGCAATCGTACTTCGGCATTTTCCCTACTCCAGGCTTTGAAAATTTCAGATATCTTTATTTGGGGTGGTGGTAGTTTGATGCAGGATGCTACTAGTTTTACCAGTCCAGTTTACTACGCTGGCTTGATGGCGTTAGCGCAACAGCGCGGTTTAAAAACTATTGCCTGGGCGCAGGGAATAGGACCGCTCAATCGCTCCTTTTCTCGTTGGCTGACAAGACAGGTATTATCAGGCTGTACTGCTATTAGCGTTAGAGATAGAGCTTCAGCAGAGTTATTAACCAACTGGAACTTTACGCCTTTGGTAGCTCCCGATCCCGTTTGGGCATTAGAGAGTTCTGCGGTTAGTGGCTTGTGGGATTTACCAGCCCCCAGGGTAGCAGTAACTCTACGTTCTCATCTCCTGCTAACTCCCCAACGTCTGCAAACTTTAACTAAAGCACTGATAGAATTTCAAGCTGCAACTCAATGTTTTATTTTGCTCGTACCCTTTCAACAGAGTCAAGATCTAGCGATCGCCAAACAGATTGCCGCGCAGCTAAAAAATTGCAGCCAAATTATCACCACGCAAAACCCCAAAGAGTTGAAAGGTATTTTTAGAGGGGTAGAAATGGCAATTGGTATGCGGCTTCATAGTTTAATCATGGCAGCCGCCGAAGAATGCCGCTGTTTTGCTCTCAGTTACGATCCTAAAGTCACTCAACTGATGGAAGAACTAGATTTACCTGGATGGGAACTGGCACATTTACCAGAAGCTGCCAGCACTATTAGCATGGCTTGGCTCGAAAACTACACGAATGCAGAAGCTTTAGACAAAACCCGAATCGAATCGCTGATAGATCGAGCTTTGCTTCATCAAGAACTGTTAATAAACTCTATTAATTAG
- a CDS encoding 2,3-bisphosphoglycerate-independent phosphoglycerate mutase has product MTIPLDISEIWEKLAIPRGGKIIYVVLDGVGGLPDISRGGTELQVAQTPNLDALAKQSSCGLLEIVGPGITPGSGPGHLTLFGYHPLRYSLGRGVLSAMGIDLELQEGDVAARANFATIDEAGKVSDRRAGRIATELNQHLCQKIRDKVELDFDGEFFFKTVSEHRAVLVLRGSGLSGDLPDTDPQQTGIAPHEPQPNSEAARLTAHLVSTFIDRVREVLADEQSANGILLRGFEQYHPLPGLGDRFKLDGVCIADYPMYRGVSRLLGMKILPHPGGVEERFQALADCYGDDFDFYFLHVKKTDSYGEDADFDHKVKTIEMVDNLIPQVTALNPDVLIVTADHSTPSTMGKHSWHPVPVMLSAATAKIDAVDSFDEYSCMRGSLGTRPGTHLMGLALAHAGRLEKFGA; this is encoded by the coding sequence ATGACCATACCATTAGACATTAGCGAAATTTGGGAAAAATTAGCCATACCTAGAGGAGGCAAAATTATTTATGTCGTTCTCGATGGTGTAGGTGGTCTGCCAGATATTAGCCGTGGCGGAACCGAACTACAAGTAGCTCAGACTCCCAATCTGGATGCCTTAGCCAAACAATCCAGTTGCGGTTTATTAGAAATTGTCGGTCCAGGCATTACTCCAGGTAGCGGTCCCGGACATTTGACTCTTTTTGGCTATCATCCCCTGAGATACAGTTTGGGTAGGGGTGTCCTGTCGGCTATGGGTATCGATCTCGAACTGCAAGAAGGAGACGTAGCAGCACGGGCTAACTTTGCCACTATCGACGAGGCGGGAAAAGTCAGCGATCGCCGCGCTGGGAGAATTGCTACCGAACTAAATCAACACCTCTGTCAAAAAATTCGCGATAAGGTAGAGCTAGATTTTGACGGCGAGTTTTTCTTTAAAACCGTGAGCGAGCATCGAGCGGTACTAGTTTTAAGAGGATCGGGATTGAGCGGCGACTTACCCGATACCGATCCCCAACAGACTGGAATTGCACCCCACGAACCTCAACCAAATTCGGAAGCGGCGCGACTGACAGCACATTTAGTAAGTACCTTTATCGATCGAGTTCGAGAAGTTTTAGCCGACGAACAATCAGCCAATGGCATCTTATTAAGAGGTTTCGAGCAGTACCATCCCTTACCTGGCTTGGGCGATCGCTTCAAGCTCGATGGAGTTTGTATTGCTGACTACCCAATGTATCGTGGCGTTAGTCGTTTATTGGGAATGAAGATTTTACCACATCCAGGTGGGGTAGAAGAGCGTTTTCAAGCACTGGCAGATTGCTATGGTGATGACTTTGACTTTTACTTTCTGCACGTTAAAAAAACCGATAGCTATGGCGAAGATGCAGATTTCGATCATAAAGTAAAGACAATTGAGATGGTAGATAACCTCATACCTCAAGTAACCGCTCTCAATCCAGATGTGTTAATTGTAACTGCCGACCACTCCACACCCTCCACTATGGGAAAACATAGCTGGCATCCCGTCCCAGTAATGCTTTCTGCTGCCACTGCTAAAATAGATGCCGTAGACAGCTTTGATGAATATTCTTGTATGCGTGGGTCTTTAGGAACTCGCCCTGGTACTCACTTAATGGGTCTAGCTTTAGCTCATGCAGGACGACTAGAAAAATTTGGTGCTTAA
- a CDS encoding LysR family transcriptional regulator has translation MRIEQLQTFLAITQTGNFGQAAKQCGLTQSTISRQIQSLEQDLGLSLFHRTAQAKLTIGGEKLLPHAQRICQEWEKAIAECKDLIAGKQPELCVAAIHSVCAYYLPPILRQFCRDYPEIQLRVTALGSDRALKVLRDGLIDVAIVMNNRFLTASAEIEIEVLYEEEIEVLMSANHPLAECERVSLQDLADYPQAVFKDGYGMQRLVRDWFSSQNLPLKPIMELNTLDAFRGVVRQGEIVALLPHKALIDSNKDPTLAVRKIAKPKLIDSSTIVRNLWQNTLTRQVVMVTTSDRLDIPPIAHFYHLVKKIAKSSSTQTLIDNFQTV, from the coding sequence ATGCGAATCGAGCAACTACAAACTTTTTTAGCCATAACGCAAACGGGAAATTTCGGACAGGCTGCCAAACAGTGTGGTTTAACTCAATCGACCATTAGCCGTCAGATACAATCTTTAGAACAAGATTTGGGATTGTCGTTATTTCACCGTACCGCTCAGGCTAAGTTAACTATTGGTGGAGAAAAGTTGCTGCCTCATGCCCAAAGAATTTGTCAGGAATGGGAAAAAGCGATCGCAGAATGTAAAGATTTAATAGCAGGCAAGCAACCAGAACTGTGCGTAGCGGCAATTCATTCGGTTTGTGCCTATTATTTGCCGCCAATTTTACGCCAATTTTGCCGAGATTATCCCGAAATTCAGTTGCGCGTAACTGCATTGGGTAGCGATCGCGCTTTAAAAGTGCTGCGCGATGGTTTGATCGATGTGGCAATCGTAATGAATAATCGCTTTCTTACCGCTTCGGCAGAAATAGAAATTGAGGTGCTGTACGAAGAAGAAATTGAAGTATTGATGTCTGCCAATCATCCACTAGCCGAATGCGAACGCGTGTCCCTTCAAGATTTGGCGGACTATCCTCAAGCAGTTTTTAAAGATGGTTATGGTATGCAAAGATTGGTTAGAGACTGGTTTTCCAGTCAAAATTTACCCCTCAAACCAATTATGGAGTTAAATACTTTAGATGCTTTTCGCGGTGTCGTTAGGCAGGGAGAAATAGTAGCCTTGTTACCCCACAAAGCTTTAATCGACTCTAATAAAGATCCGACTCTGGCAGTAAGAAAGATTGCCAAGCCCAAGTTAATCGACTCCTCGACTATAGTTAGAAACCTCTGGCAAAATACTCTAACTCGCCAAGTAGTGATGGTAACTACCAGCGATCGCCTCGATATACCTCCCATAGCTCATTTTTACCATTTAGTAAAAAAGATTGCTAAATCTTCTAGTACCCAAACTTTAATAGATAATTTTCAAACAGTATGA
- a CDS encoding alpha/beta fold hydrolase, producing MFPDFLPQQVNLLKNSDSVFIAKKIERYPVSTSLSSQAIATAYVKLGTAFPTILLLHGFDSSLLEFRHLIPLLVTKYQTWAVDLLGFGFTARLPNLSYNPDTIREHFYSFWRSLINRPVILIGASMGGATAIDFTQAHPEAVQKLILINSVGYSGSFPIGRLLFEPIAGLAVEYWRQRRIQSLCWGKNLGLLDSRTEDAICCAALPSFMPEWQRAISDFTRSGGYDRLSQRIPFIDKPTLLLWGEQDDVVGTEVAYKFEKTIVGSKLVWLPKVGHVPQWEHPELLATHILEWLDG from the coding sequence ATGTTTCCCGATTTTTTGCCTCAACAAGTTAATTTATTAAAAAATAGCGATTCAGTTTTTATAGCAAAAAAGATCGAGCGTTATCCCGTATCAACTTCTCTATCTAGTCAGGCGATCGCTACAGCTTATGTCAAGTTGGGAACTGCCTTTCCTACTATCCTCTTACTACACGGATTTGATAGTTCTTTGTTAGAGTTTCGTCACCTAATTCCCTTACTAGTAACAAAATATCAAACCTGGGCAGTAGATCTCCTTGGCTTTGGTTTTACCGCTCGTCTGCCAAACCTTTCTTATAATCCCGATACTATAAGAGAACATTTTTACTCTTTTTGGCGAAGCTTAATTAATCGCCCCGTCATCCTAATTGGAGCATCGATGGGTGGAGCCACTGCTATTGACTTTACTCAAGCTCATCCAGAGGCAGTACAAAAATTAATCCTGATTAATTCAGTTGGCTATAGCGGTAGTTTTCCTATCGGTAGGTTGTTATTCGAGCCAATAGCTGGACTGGCGGTAGAATATTGGCGACAGCGACGCATTCAAAGCTTGTGCTGGGGCAAAAACCTGGGATTACTGGACTCTAGAACCGAAGATGCTATTTGCTGCGCTGCCTTGCCATCGTTTATGCCTGAATGGCAACGAGCGATTAGTGATTTTACCCGTAGCGGTGGTTACGATCGACTCAGTCAGCGTATACCTTTTATCGACAAACCTACATTACTTCTCTGGGGCGAACAAGATGATGTAGTAGGAACTGAAGTTGCTTACAAGTTTGAAAAGACAATCGTAGGTTCTAAGTTAGTTTGGCTACCAAAAGTCGGTCACGTACCCCAGTGGGAGCATCCTGAGTTATTAGCAACCCATATTCTTGAGTGGCTCGATGGTTGA
- a CDS encoding dynamin family protein encodes MSDLIVDKQLVQQKSRLGNLLHQLKNFAAEIKNRQLQTTIENLRKNLDEPFLFVVVGEVKAGKSSFINALLQENICPTAAEPCTDLIQQIVWSDRPYDKFISPYLKKVGLSVEILKTVSIVDTPGTNTVIDNHQAITKQFIPNSDLIFFVFFAKNPYTQSAWELLDYVNLQWRKKVVFILQQADLTKPEELAKNRANLEQLAKQKEISAPIIFATSAELEFNGEANSGFAEVRNYINNTLGANTQKLKLQGVANTTAAIVKQLGQELDNLQQQLEIDRAVVTNIETKLQQNKQQSGFELDSLIIRLLAKYDSITNRVKVEFRDKLTLPNLIKGSFTTLFSANKSAPLWMEELKQSCEAELKTSLRDISQDGIEHFMSGIRQLLRDLLGDLQQMKIDRVDSSNIIIETIENRQEVVEVVQRKVAGLLDGRDFLRSIESISASVAPTFLGGSAATVAGGAIAAITEILILDIIGTAFAGVGILFAGGALLLKKQQMIARFENKLEGEKVRFERELKDRLGSKLDIIYEEIDRNFVEIYNYVKDEEEKVLPLIDKFRQIEIDSQNSLQNIEH; translated from the coding sequence ATGAGCGATTTAATAGTCGATAAACAGCTAGTCCAGCAGAAATCTCGTCTAGGTAACTTGCTGCATCAGTTAAAAAACTTTGCCGCAGAGATTAAAAACCGACAATTACAGACAACTATTGAAAACTTAAGAAAAAATCTAGACGAACCTTTTTTGTTTGTAGTTGTGGGTGAGGTAAAAGCAGGTAAAAGCAGTTTTATTAATGCTTTACTACAAGAAAACATCTGTCCGACCGCTGCCGAACCCTGTACCGATCTAATTCAGCAAATTGTCTGGAGCGATCGCCCCTATGATAAATTTATCAGTCCCTATTTAAAAAAAGTTGGTTTGTCGGTTGAAATTTTGAAAACCGTATCGATTGTCGATACCCCTGGTACGAATACAGTTATTGACAATCATCAGGCAATTACCAAACAGTTTATTCCCAACAGCGATTTAATCTTTTTTGTTTTTTTTGCTAAAAATCCCTATACACAAAGTGCTTGGGAGTTGTTAGACTACGTCAATCTTCAATGGCGTAAAAAAGTAGTTTTTATCTTACAGCAAGCCGATCTGACCAAGCCAGAAGAATTAGCCAAAAATCGAGCCAACCTGGAACAGTTGGCAAAACAAAAAGAAATTAGTGCGCCGATTATTTTTGCTACTTCAGCCGAACTAGAATTTAATGGCGAAGCTAATAGCGGTTTTGCTGAGGTTAGAAACTACATTAACAATACTCTGGGTGCTAATACTCAAAAACTCAAGCTCCAAGGTGTTGCCAATACTACCGCCGCAATTGTCAAACAGTTAGGACAAGAACTGGACAATTTACAGCAACAGCTAGAAATCGATCGCGCCGTAGTTACCAACATTGAAACTAAGCTACAGCAAAACAAACAACAGTCTGGTTTTGAGTTAGATTCTCTAATAATTAGATTGCTGGCTAAATATGACTCAATTACCAATCGCGTCAAGGTTGAATTTCGCGATAAGCTAACTTTGCCAAATTTAATCAAAGGTTCTTTTACAACTCTATTTAGTGCTAACAAATCCGCTCCTCTGTGGATGGAAGAATTAAAGCAAAGTTGCGAAGCCGAACTCAAAACTTCGCTGCGAGACATATCTCAAGATGGCATCGAGCATTTTATGAGCGGTATTCGTCAGCTATTGCGCGATTTGCTAGGAGACTTACAGCAAATGAAAATCGATCGCGTCGATAGTAGCAATATCATTATCGAAACCATTGAAAACCGTCAAGAAGTTGTAGAAGTCGTACAGCGAAAAGTTGCTGGTTTGCTAGACGGTCGCGATTTCTTAAGATCGATCGAATCGATTAGTGCGAGTGTCGCCCCCACTTTTTTGGGCGGTAGTGCGGCAACTGTGGCGGGAGGCGCGATCGCTGCCATTACCGAAATTTTAATTTTAGATATTATTGGTACTGCGTTTGCTGGAGTTGGTATTTTATTTGCTGGCGGTGCTTTATTGCTCAAAAAACAACAAATGATCGCTCGCTTTGAAAATAAACTGGAGGGTGAAAAAGTACGCTTCGAGCGGGAACTAAAAGATAGATTGGGTTCCAAACTGGACATTATTTACGAAGAAATAGACCGTAATTTTGTCGAAATCTACAATTATGTAAAGGATGAAGAAGAAAAAGTTTTGCCTTTAATTGACAAATTTCGACAAATAGAAATTGACAGTCAAAATAGCTTGCAAAACATTGAACATTGA
- a CDS encoding alpha-amylase family glycosyl hydrolase yields the protein MGKLINFELFAPYNKEAALIGSFSDWEPIEMKKGDDGYFRTEVELEDGEYHYKYKVRSKSWFLEPDEWVDVVDPYAKNIDEETQNGTVLIKDGAKIVDTYVWQHDDVSLPSDRELVIYELHIGDFSGGEGDNQTKGKYQHVIEKLDYLVDLGINAIELMPVKENPGTYTWGYSPQHFFAAESNYGSSYELKHLIDECHGKGIRVLMDGIYNHTNTDCPLTQIDHDYWFHHEPTDLDNSWGPEFNYEHYDENLDLKPAWKFVGATVDYWVGEYHLDGIRYDAARQIGNYDFMHWIVDKAKNTAGPKPFYNVAEHIPETSDITNVDGPMDGCWHFSFYYTLKEHLCGEKFELEELKDVLDGKRQGYLGATNIVNYLSNHDHERLIIELGNREILDDAAFQRARLGYALLFTAVGIPMIWMGEEFGDDNPLSQESLKLDWQLLSNDRNKNLHEYCRGLIHLRKENHALYTENIDFFHEDVESKVFAYTRWNDEGSRIVVVVNFSDKFLAGYTVPNFPENGTWHEWTGNYDIEAGDNQIQIDIGEYEAKVFVW from the coding sequence ATGGGTAAATTAATAAATTTTGAATTATTCGCTCCTTATAACAAAGAAGCAGCATTAATCGGTTCTTTTTCTGACTGGGAACCCATCGAGATGAAAAAAGGCGACGATGGCTATTTTCGTACAGAAGTAGAACTAGAAGATGGAGAATATCACTATAAATACAAAGTTCGCTCTAAAAGCTGGTTTTTAGAACCAGATGAATGGGTAGATGTTGTCGATCCCTATGCTAAAAACATCGACGAAGAAACTCAAAATGGTACTGTGCTAATCAAAGACGGAGCTAAAATAGTCGATACTTACGTTTGGCAACACGACGATGTATCCTTACCGAGCGATCGCGAATTAGTTATTTACGAACTGCACATTGGCGACTTTTCTGGAGGAGAGGGAGACAACCAAACCAAAGGTAAGTATCAGCACGTTATTGAAAAGCTAGATTACTTAGTCGATTTAGGCATTAATGCGATCGAACTGATGCCCGTCAAAGAAAATCCAGGAACCTACACTTGGGGCTATAGTCCCCAACACTTTTTTGCTGCCGAGTCTAATTATGGCTCTAGTTACGAACTAAAGCATCTTATTGATGAATGTCATGGTAAAGGCATTCGCGTACTGATGGACGGTATTTACAATCACACCAATACCGATTGCCCTCTAACTCAAATCGACCACGACTATTGGTTTCATCACGAACCAACCGATCTCGACAATAGCTGGGGACCTGAATTTAATTACGAACACTACGACGAAAACCTAGATCTCAAACCAGCTTGGAAATTCGTCGGTGCTACAGTTGACTATTGGGTTGGAGAATATCATCTAGATGGCATTCGCTACGATGCGGCGCGACAAATTGGTAACTATGATTTTATGCATTGGATAGTTGATAAAGCTAAAAATACGGCTGGKCCCAAACCTTTTTACAACGTTGCCGAACACATCCCTGAAACTTCCGACATCACTAATGTTGATGGACCGATGGATGGCTGTTGGCACTTTAGTTTTTACTATACTCTCAAAGAACATCTCTGCGGTGAAAAATTCGAGCTAGAAGAACTTAAAGATGTTCTAGATGGCAAGCGTCAAGGATATCTCGGTGCGACCAACATAGTTAATTATCTTTCAAATCATGACCACGAACGTCTAATAATCGAGTTGGGTAATCGTGAAATTTTGGACGATGCTGCTTTCCAACGAGCTAGGTTGGGTTATGCCTTGCTATTTACTGCGGTTGGGATACCGATGATTTGGATGGGCGAAGAATTTGGCGATGACAATCCTTTAAGCCAGGAATCGCTCAAACTAGATTGGCAATTACTTAGTAACGATCGCAATAAAAATCTTCACGAATATTGTCGGGGTTTAATCCATCTGCGTAAAGAAAATCACGCTCTTTATACCGAAAACATCGATTTTTTCCACGAAGATGTAGAATCAAAGGTTTTTGCCTACACCCGCTGGAATGACGAAGGCTCGCGCATCGTAGTAGTGGTTAACTTTTCCGATAAATTCCTGGCTGGCTATACAGTACCCAACTTCCCCGAAAACGGTACCTGGCACGAATGGACTGGCAATTATGACATCGAAGCAGGGGACAATCAGATTCAAATCGATATCGGAGAATACGAAGCCAAAGTTTTTGTTTGGTGA
- a CDS encoding anthranilate phosphoribosyltransferase family protein, whose product MSDEFRELLKKVGSGVHTGKNLTRSEAEAATIMMLQQTATPAQIGAFAIAHRIKRPTPEELAGMLDAYDRLGKKLTCNSQPAIVLGNPYDGRSRTVPVTPITALILATAGFSVIMHGGERMPTKYGIPTIEIWQKLGVDFASFSLVQSEAFLSKTKIGFVYLPQYFPLAHQLVPYREQIGKRPPLATLELIWCPVVGQTSIVAGFVHPPTEERFQKTFILRKIEDYTTVKGLEGSCDLARSRTAIIGIKKPHADFERLLLHPSDYDLGGKDLTLESEPLAIEEIRAVIEGKKSELMSTAILNGGFYLWRLGICQTIAAGCDCAEKMLIKGEIADKLSQLRSFREEIRTEQGK is encoded by the coding sequence ATGAGTGATGAGTTTCGAGAATTATTAAAGAAAGTTGGGAGTGGAGTACATACGGGAAAAAATTTAACTCGCAGCGAAGCCGAAGCCGCCACGATAATGATGTTGCAGCAAACAGCAACACCCGCTCAAATCGGTGCATTTGCCATCGCTCATCGCATCAAACGTCCTACTCCTGAAGAATTGGCAGGAATGCTTGATGCTTACGATCGCCTGGGGAAAAAATTAACCTGCAATTCCCAACCAGCAATAGTATTGGGCAATCCTTACGACGGGCGATCGCGTACCGTTCCCGTAACTCCGATTACCGCTCTAATTTTAGCTACCGCAGGGTTTTCAGTTATTATGCACGGCGGCGAACGGATGCCTACCAAATACGGCATTCCTACAATCGAGATTTGGCAAAAGTTAGGTGTAGACTTTGCCAGTTTTTCTTTAGTTCAGTCTGAAGCATTTTTAAGCAAAACCAAAATTGGCTTTGTTTATTTACCCCAATACTTCCCTCTGGCACATCAACTCGTACCCTATCGAGAACAAATTGGCAAACGCCCTCCCTTAGCTACTTTAGAATTAATTTGGTGTCCTGTCGTCGGACAAACAAGTATAGTGGCAGGATTCGTACATCCTCCTACAGAAGAACGCTTTCAAAAGACATTTATTCTCAGAAAAATTGAAGACTACACTACAGTTAAAGGCTTAGAAGGTAGTTGCGATCTCGCTCGCAGTCGTACCGCGATAATTGGCATCAAAAAGCCCCACGCCGACTTTGAACGACTGTTGCTGCATCCGTCAGATTATGATTTAGGAGGCAAAGATCTAACGCTAGAATCAGAACCACTGGCAATTGAGGAAATTCGGGCAGTAATTGAAGGAAAAAAAAGCGAGTTGATGTCTACCGCAATTTTAAATGGTGGTTTTTATCTCTGGCGTTTGGGAATTTGTCAGACTATCGCAGCAGGTTGCGATTGCGCAGAAAAGATGCTGATAAAAGGAGAAATTGCTGATAAATTATCTCAGTTACGAAGTTTTCGTGAGGAGATAAGAACAGAACAAGGCAAGTAG
- the dnaK gene encoding molecular chaperone DnaK has product MAKVVGIDLGTTNSCVAVMEGGKPTVIANAEGFRTTPSVVAYAKNGDLLVGQIAKRQAVMNPGNTFYSVKRFIGRKSDEVTNETKEVAYKVLRDNNGNVKLDAPAQTKQFAPEEISAQVLRKLIEDASKYLGEKVTQAVITVPAYFNDSQRQATKDAGKIAGVEVLRIINEPTAASLAYGLDKKSNETILVFDLGGGTFDVSILEVGDGVFEVLATSGDTHLGGDDFDKKIVDYLAEDFQRNEGIDLRKDNQALQRLTEAAEKAKIELSSTTQTDINLPFITATQEGPKHLDMSLTRAKFEELCSDLIDRCRVPVEQALKDAKIGKDAIDEVVMVGGSTRIPAVIEVVKRVLDKSPNQTVNPDEVVAIGAAIQAGVLAGEVKDILLLDVTPLSLGVETLGGVMTKIIPRNTTIPTKKSETFSTAVDGQTNVEIHVLQGEREFGKDNKSLGTFRLDGIPPAPRGVPQIEVTFDIDANGILNVTAKDKGTGKEQSISITGASTLPDDEVDRMVQEAESNASADKERREKIDRKNQADSLVYQAEKQLNELGDKVPADDKSKAEGLIKDLKDAVAAEDDEKIKTVMPELQQILYTIGSNIYQQAGGADAAAGAGAPGADAPNGADAGAETSSDSGDDVIDAEFSETK; this is encoded by the coding sequence ATGGCAAAAGTTGTTGGTATTGACCTAGGAACTACAAACTCTTGTGTGGCAGTGATGGAAGGTGGTAAGCCAACTGTTATCGCTAATGCAGAAGGTTTTAGAACCACTCCCTCAGTTGTAGCTTACGCTAAAAATGGTGATTTACTAGTCGGTCAAATTGCCAAACGTCAGGCAGTAATGAACCCTGGTAATACTTTTTATTCTGTCAAACGCTTTATCGGACGTAAATCTGATGAAGTAACGAATGAAACTAAAGAAGTAGCATATAAAGTACTACGCGATAATAACGGTAACGTTAAGTTAGATGCACCCGCTCAAACTAAGCAGTTTGCCCCAGAAGAGATTTCGGCACAAGTCCTACGCAAACTAATCGAAGATGCAAGTAAATATTTAGGCGAAAAGGTAACTCAAGCAGTAATTACAGTTCCTGCCTATTTTAATGACTCTCAACGTCAGGCAACTAAAGATGCTGGTAAAATTGCTGGTGTTGAAGTATTGCGGATCATCAACGAACCTACCGCAGCATCTTTGGCTTACGGTTTAGACAAAAAAAGTAATGAAACTATCTTAGTATTTGACTTGGGTGGTGGTACTTTTGACGTGTCGATTTTAGAAGTAGGAGACGGCGTATTTGAAGTTCTAGCTACTTCTGGAGACACTCACTTAGGTGGTGATGACTTCGATAAAAAAATTGTCGATTATTTAGCCGAAGATTTTCAAAGAAACGAAGGTATAGACCTGCGTAAAGACAATCAGGCTTTACAGCGTCTGACAGAAGCAGCAGAAAAAGCCAAAATCGAATTGTCTAGTACCACTCAAACTGATATTAACCTTCCCTTTATTACAGCTACTCAAGAAGGACCCAAGCACCTCGATATGTCTCTTACCAGAGCTAAATTTGAGGAACTTTGTTCTGATTTGATCGATCGCTGTCGCGTTCCTGTAGAACAGGCTCTTAAAGATGCCAAAATCGGCAAAGATGCGATCGACGAAGTAGTAATGGTAGGTGGTTCGACTCGTATTCCTGCCGTCATTGAAGTAGTCAAACGAGTCTTAGACAAATCTCCCAACCAAACCGTTAACCCCGATGAGGTGGTAGCAATTGGGGCTGCTATTCAGGCTGGCGTACTAGCAGGTGAAGTCAAAGACATTCTGCTACTAGACGTTACCCCTCTTTCTCTCGGTGTCGAAACTTTGGGTGGCGTAATGACCAAAATCATTCCTCGTAACACCACAATTCCTACCAAAAAATCAGAGACTTTCTCTACCGCAGTTGACGGACAGACTAACGTAGAAATCCACGTACTGCAAGGGGAAAGAGAGTTTGGTAAAGATAACAAAAGTCTCGGTACTTTCCGCCTGGACGGAATTCCTCCCGCACCTCGTGGCGTACCTCAAATTGAAGTTACCTTTGATATTGACGCTAACGGTATACTCAACGTTACCGCTAAAGACAAAGGAACTGGTAAGGAACAGTCTATTAGTATTACTGGTGCATCTACTCTTCCCGATGATGAAGTAGACCGCATGGTACAAGAAGCAGAAAGCAATGCTTCTGCTGACAAAGAGCGTCGTGAAAAAATCGATCGCAAGAATCAAGCCGACTCTTTGGTCTATCAAGCCGAAAAACAGCTTAATGAACTCGGCGACAAAGTTCCTGCCGACGACAAATCTAAAGCTGAAGGTTTGATTAAAGACCTCAAAGATGCGGTAGCTGCTGAAGATGACGAAAAAATTAAGACTGTAATGCCAGAACTACAGCAGATTCTCTACACTATCGGTAGCAACATCTATCAGCAAGCTGGTGGTGCAGATGCAGCCGCAGGTGCCGGCGCGCCTGGTGCCGATGCGCCTAATGGTGCCGATGCTGGTGCTGAAACTTCCAGCGACAGTGGTGATGATGTAATCGATGCTGAGTTTTCTGAAACTAAGTAG